A single region of the Nicotiana sylvestris chromosome 6, ASM39365v2, whole genome shotgun sequence genome encodes:
- the LOC138871733 gene encoding uncharacterized mitochondrial protein AtMg00810-like, protein MIGSLFYLTASRPDIFFSVVLCARFQADPKLSHLTVVKRILRYLKGTTDLCFWYPKGSNFNLVGYADADYTGFLVDKKSTSGMAHFLGSCLVSWATKKQNSVALSTAEAEYIATASCFAQLLWIKQQLVDFGVEVD, encoded by the exons atgattggttcactcttttatcttactgccagcagacctgacataTTTTTCAGTGTAGTGCTTTGTGCTCGCTTTCAGGCTGATCCAAAATTAtctcacttgactgttgtcaagaggatactaagatatttgaaaggcaccactgatttgtgtttttggtatcctaaaggtagtaatttcaatctagtaggatatgctgatgctgattatacaggtttccttgtggataagAAGAGCACCTCTGGTATGGCTCACTTTCTTGGctcatgtcttgtatcatgggccactaaaaagcaaaattcagtggccttatccactgctgaggctgaatataTTGCTACTGCTTCTTGTTTTGCTCAATtgttatggatcaaacaacagctggtagattttggcgttgaa gttgattag